A window of Mycobacteriales bacterium contains these coding sequences:
- a CDS encoding MBL fold metallo-hydrolase, which produces MIEITGTAQRQAWHDDVLPPVEAVRDGLWSIPVPIPNNPLRYVLVYALALPDGVAIVDSGWNTDESWAALCAGLRTAGYDITDVRAVLITHIHPDHFGLAGRVREASGAWVGIHEADASLLPARYGPGMDDLVTQMRDLLADCGVPDDELGVMSSASLGVRELVTLAEPDRYIDDGEKLDLPGWDLHAIWTPGHSPGHLCFSEPSRRLVLTGDHVLPRITPNVSMHTQSTTSPLADFMESLAKVRGCASDEVLPAHEWRFAGLAERVDDLLAHHRRRLDEIAAVVAASPGLTCWEATTRLSWSRPWDDIQGFMRRAANGETLAHLIVLQTQGRIRSTGQRPQRWELVG; this is translated from the coding sequence ATGATCGAGATCACCGGTACCGCGCAGCGGCAGGCGTGGCACGACGACGTGCTCCCGCCGGTCGAGGCCGTGCGCGACGGCCTGTGGTCGATCCCGGTCCCGATCCCGAACAACCCGCTGCGCTACGTGCTCGTCTACGCCCTCGCGCTGCCCGACGGCGTCGCGATCGTCGACTCCGGCTGGAACACCGACGAGTCCTGGGCGGCACTGTGCGCAGGCCTGCGGACCGCGGGCTACGACATCACCGACGTCCGTGCCGTGCTCATCACGCACATCCACCCCGACCACTTCGGGCTCGCCGGCCGGGTGCGCGAGGCGTCCGGAGCATGGGTCGGTATCCATGAGGCCGACGCGTCGCTGCTGCCGGCGCGCTACGGCCCCGGAATGGACGACCTCGTCACGCAGATGCGCGACCTGCTCGCCGACTGCGGGGTGCCCGACGACGAGCTGGGAGTGATGTCGTCGGCGTCCCTCGGCGTGCGCGAGCTGGTGACGCTCGCCGAGCCCGACCGCTACATCGACGACGGCGAGAAGCTCGACCTGCCCGGCTGGGACCTGCACGCGATCTGGACGCCGGGCCACTCCCCGGGACACCTGTGCTTCTCCGAACCGTCCCGCCGGCTGGTGCTCACCGGCGACCACGTGCTGCCGCGGATCACGCCCAACGTGTCGATGCACACGCAGTCGACGACCAGCCCGCTCGCCGACTTCATGGAGTCGCTGGCCAAGGTGCGCGGCTGCGCGTCCGACGAGGTGCTGCCTGCCCACGAGTGGCGCTTCGCCGGGCTGGCCGAACGGGTCGACGACCTGCTCGCCCACCACCGCCGGCGGCTCGACGAGATCGCGGCCGTCGTCGCGGCCAGCCCCGGGCTGACCTGCTGGGAGGCCACCACGCGGCTGTCCTGGTCGCGGCCGTGGGACGACATCCAGGGCTTCATGCGCCGCGCGGCCAACGGCGAGACGCTGGCCCACCTGATCGTGCTGCAGACTCAGGGGCGCATCCGGTCGACCGGCCAGCGCCCGCAGCGCTGGGAGCTCGTCGGATGA